A section of the Pedobacter sp. HDW13 genome encodes:
- a CDS encoding phytase, with amino-acid sequence MKNRIIIPVAAIAILTLCFSCNGIAQKADSTAVKPLYVSEPVDFDTDDPAIWVNPADASQSLVIGTDKDANGGLYVFDLKGKIIKSKTVKGLQRPDNVDIAYGLNLGGKKTDIAVTTERLSHKLRIYSLPDMKPVDNGGIPVFVGETGAEFRDLMGISMYTDPDGKIYAIVGRKTGPKAGGYLWQYLLTDDGNGHVKADLVRKFGNYSGKKEIEAIAVDNELGYVYYCDEQFGVRKYYADPAKGNKELALFGQDDFAVDNEGIAIYKTAENKGYVLVSDQGARQLKVYNREGKAGAPNQHPLLATIKYAANQTDGIDVVSVPLNSDFKHGLLVAMSDDKTFHFYRWEDIAGNNLTVNP; translated from the coding sequence ATGAAGAATAGAATTATTATACCCGTTGCAGCAATTGCAATTTTAACACTTTGCTTTTCTTGCAACGGAATTGCACAAAAAGCTGATAGCACTGCGGTAAAGCCGCTTTATGTTTCCGAACCGGTTGATTTTGATACCGATGATCCTGCCATTTGGGTTAACCCGGCAGATGCCTCACAATCTTTGGTAATTGGTACCGATAAAGATGCAAACGGAGGTTTGTATGTTTTTGATCTGAAAGGAAAAATCATCAAATCGAAAACTGTTAAAGGTTTGCAAAGGCCCGATAATGTGGATATTGCTTACGGATTAAATCTTGGAGGGAAAAAAACTGATATTGCCGTAACTACTGAAAGATTGAGTCATAAGCTCAGAATTTACTCTCTTCCGGATATGAAACCGGTAGACAATGGGGGTATTCCGGTTTTTGTTGGGGAAACAGGTGCAGAGTTCCGCGATTTGATGGGCATATCGATGTACACAGACCCTGACGGAAAAATATATGCAATTGTTGGCCGTAAAACTGGTCCGAAAGCTGGAGGTTACCTTTGGCAATACTTATTAACCGACGATGGCAATGGGCATGTTAAAGCCGATTTGGTAAGGAAATTTGGGAACTACAGTGGCAAAAAAGAAATCGAAGCCATTGCCGTTGATAATGAACTGGGCTATGTATACTATTGCGATGAGCAGTTTGGCGTACGTAAATATTACGCAGATCCGGCTAAAGGGAACAAGGAACTTGCACTATTTGGTCAGGACGACTTTGCGGTGGACAATGAAGGCATAGCCATTTATAAAACTGCCGAAAACAAAGGTTATGTATTGGTTTCTGATCAGGGAGCCAGGCAGTTAAAAGTTTACAACAGGGAAGGTAAAGCGGGTGCACCTAATCAGCACCCATTATTGGCCACTATCAAATACGCGGCTAACCAAACCGACGGAATTGATGTGGTATCGGTACCTTTAAATAGTGACTTTAAACATGGGTTGCTAGTAGCGATGAGCGATGATAAAACTTTTCATTTTTACCGCTGGGAAGATATCGCGGGTAATAATTTAACTGTAAACCCGTAA
- a CDS encoding YeiH family protein, which produces MSTENSASVITGALTDAEITPNKKTFLKALTEDWWAVILGSAIIAAVLYLTTAGTAITLPVFKWASTDDLLNKILSAGNLLLIIETGLVFLALAGIAIALSGGNVVRFAAGFSLIYFLAIISFIIGGNKSVSYYGLEYVVFALLIGILMGNLIKLPSWLKEAVRSEFYIKTGLVILGTTILSADLVKAGLPGIVQAIIVVSAVWFFSLWLSRRLKVDDEFGIILASAVSICGVSAAIVAAGAINGDKRKLSYVTTLVLIMAIPMMVIQPWAVKYFHIPEIIGGAWLGGTLDTTATVTAAGDLVGPIAVKAGVIAKFSQNVFIGVAAFFIAIWWAYKKPKDEAGGVQIKVESPGLKIVWERFPKFVLGFIAASLIFSFLLSPATAKSVAPTLNGLRTIWFAVAFISIGMEAKFSSLVKLQGGRPAMTFVVAQLFNIFWTLLWAYILFGGYIFPVPDFK; this is translated from the coding sequence ATGTCGACAGAAAACAGCGCTTCAGTCATTACCGGAGCTTTAACGGATGCGGAGATCACACCAAACAAAAAAACATTTTTAAAGGCTTTAACCGAAGATTGGTGGGCCGTAATTTTAGGGTCGGCTATTATTGCTGCGGTACTTTATTTAACTACTGCAGGTACAGCCATTACTTTACCCGTATTTAAATGGGCAAGTACCGACGATCTGTTGAACAAAATTTTATCAGCAGGCAATTTATTGTTGATTATCGAAACCGGCCTGGTATTTCTGGCTCTTGCAGGTATTGCCATTGCGCTTTCAGGAGGTAATGTGGTTAGGTTTGCTGCTGGATTTTCACTGATTTACTTTTTAGCCATTATTTCTTTTATTATTGGCGGTAACAAGAGCGTATCCTATTATGGCTTAGAATATGTGGTTTTTGCCCTGCTGATTGGCATATTAATGGGTAACCTGATCAAGCTGCCAAGCTGGTTGAAAGAAGCCGTACGCTCTGAATTTTATATCAAAACAGGATTGGTAATATTGGGTACAACTATTTTATCGGCCGATTTAGTTAAGGCGGGCCTGCCCGGTATTGTACAAGCCATTATAGTAGTGAGCGCGGTATGGTTTTTTTCTTTGTGGCTAAGTCGCAGGTTAAAAGTAGACGATGAATTCGGGATTATACTGGCCTCGGCAGTGTCTATTTGCGGCGTTTCGGCAGCTATTGTTGCTGCTGGTGCAATCAATGGTGATAAACGTAAATTATCTTATGTAACTACCCTGGTGCTTATTATGGCCATCCCTATGATGGTAATCCAGCCCTGGGCAGTAAAATATTTTCATATTCCTGAAATAATAGGAGGGGCCTGGTTGGGCGGAACGCTCGATACAACGGCTACAGTAACAGCAGCCGGAGATTTGGTGGGGCCAATAGCAGTCAAAGCAGGAGTAATTGCTAAATTCTCGCAAAATGTATTTATTGGAGTAGCCGCATTTTTTATCGCGATATGGTGGGCTTATAAAAAGCCGAAAGATGAGGCGGGCGGTGTACAAATTAAGGTCGAAAGCCCTGGGCTTAAAATTGTGTGGGAACGTTTCCCGAAATTTGTATTGGGTTTTATTGCGGCCTCGCTCATATTTTCTTTTCTACTTTCGCCTGCTACAGCAAAAAGTGTAGCACCTACGTTAAATGGTTTACGCACAATTTGGTTTGCAGTAGCGTTTATCTCTATCGGCATGGAAGCTAAATTTTCTTCACTGGTGAAACTACAGGGTGGAAGACCAGCTATGACTTTTGTTGTGGCACAGCTGTTTAATATATTCTGGACTTTGCTGTGGGCTTATATTTTGTTTGGAGGCTATATATTTCCAGTGCCGGATTTTAAGTAG
- a CDS encoding HipA domain-containing protein gives MKNFGLLETTHGDFTLSPAYDLLNTRIHVDYPDFALEGGLFADDFRSGKWKINNSPNALDFLEFGRRLGISEKRREVLIAPFLLRQDKVSVLIESSYLAPQQQKTYLLHYNKRRNLLK, from the coding sequence TTGAAAAATTTTGGGTTGTTGGAAACTACTCACGGTGATTTCACACTTAGCCCAGCCTATGATCTTTTGAATACCAGGATACATGTTGACTATCCAGATTTTGCACTCGAGGGTGGGCTTTTTGCCGATGATTTCAGATCAGGAAAGTGGAAAATAAATAATTCGCCGAATGCACTCGATTTTCTTGAGTTTGGTAGAAGATTGGGAATTTCAGAGAAACGGAGAGAAGTGTTAATAGCCCCGTTTTTACTAAGACAGGATAAGGTTTCAGTGTTAATTGAGAGTTCATATCTTGCCCCGCAGCAGCAAAAAACATATCTGCTGCATTATAATAAACGTAGGAACCTGCTGAAATAA
- a CDS encoding GIN domain-containing protein, with the protein MKTSFSTLAKSLMAAVVLSTSIFSTTVMATEKQPVKISAPKNFDKVVVSGNVEVTLIQNGIEGISYADDNSGKVKVIQDGTALKITSADNQVAKVTVYVKNIYRVMASDDAVVKTTGKLNVTNLQVFLSGNAVAKIDSKTESLYTVIADHADLKLSGTTQNHSLVMGSTPKLNLDRFAALNTEMNTPEAAQRTAALAK; encoded by the coding sequence ATGAAAACTTCATTCTCAACCCTAGCAAAATCATTAATGGCAGCTGTTGTTTTAAGCACTTCAATCTTCTCTACAACTGTTATGGCTACCGAAAAACAACCTGTTAAAATCTCTGCTCCAAAAAACTTCGATAAAGTTGTAGTGAGCGGAAATGTAGAAGTAACCCTGATCCAAAACGGAATTGAAGGCATTAGCTATGCTGATGACAATAGCGGAAAAGTAAAAGTGATCCAGGACGGAACAGCTTTAAAAATTACCTCGGCAGATAACCAGGTAGCTAAAGTTACTGTTTATGTAAAAAACATTTACCGCGTAATGGCATCTGATGATGCAGTTGTAAAAACAACAGGTAAATTAAATGTAACTAACCTTCAGGTATTTTTAAGCGGAAATGCAGTAGCGAAAATCGACTCGAAAACTGAAAGCTTGTACACCGTTATTGCAGACCATGCAGATTTAAAATTAAGTGGAACAACTCAAAACCATAGCCTGGTAATGGGAAGCACACCAAAATTAAACTTAGATCGTTTTGCAGCTCTAAACACAGAAATGAACACTCCGGAAGCTGCCCAAAGAACTGCAGCTTTAGCAAAATAA
- a CDS encoding sigma-70 family RNA polymerase sigma factor, which produces MKNREFVGFFNLHWAKVYGLALSMCGNQAAAKDICQDIFLSIWTRGLIFDNELEASKYLARSTKYQILNHFRNKKNQEDVTDINYNDFIEISRYNPESILLDKELSLQFEMVIARLEEPSKSIFMLSREQNLTYKQIADEMGIAVKTVEKHISRALKELKSSLHPA; this is translated from the coding sequence ATGAAAAATCGCGAATTTGTAGGTTTCTTTAATCTCCACTGGGCCAAAGTGTATGGCCTCGCGCTTTCCATGTGTGGTAACCAAGCAGCAGCAAAAGATATATGTCAGGATATATTTCTTTCTATCTGGACCAGGGGTTTAATTTTTGACAATGAGCTGGAAGCATCAAAATACCTGGCCCGATCTACCAAATACCAGATATTAAATCACTTCCGGAACAAAAAGAATCAGGAAGATGTTACCGACATCAACTATAACGATTTTATAGAAATTAGCAGGTATAATCCTGAATCGATCTTACTGGATAAGGAACTTTCTTTACAATTCGAAATGGTGATTGCCAGACTTGAAGAACCTTCGAAAAGCATTTTTATGCTCAGCCGTGAGCAGAACCTCACTTATAAACAAATTGCCGACGAAATGGGCATTGCCGTAAAAACAGTCGAAAAACACATTTCAAGAGCCTTAAAAGAGCTAAAAAGCTCACTTCATCCAGCCTGA
- a CDS encoding TonB-dependent receptor — MNKLLQILFFLVFCAGTANATKIKGHVYDKQTGEAIVGATVVLENPKRVTNTGLDGTFEFKGVSTGSAKISVSYITYKTITKTIAVEKEDNEHLKFYMESDSKSLDEITIKTNAVASTDQGARRLEKNSTQIMNIVSGRAIEISPDLTVANITQRVSGVSIERNSNGDGQYAILRGMDKRYNYTLVNGVKIPSPDNKYRYVPLDLFPADLLDRLEVYKTLTPNLEGDAIGGAINMVMKNAPGKFQVNTNISSGYSQLFIDRKFASFNSSDIQYKSPYELNGKNYNATQNDFTKGTLDYKYKSPAPNLIGSLSISQRFLDNKLGVVLAGSYQNTYRGSNSTFYNNAVAGTDAYAVITSKSYREFSEQQQRTGLHGKVDYSFNKNHQLSLYNVYVNLKNQQLRDAVSTTYNGVYNPTAGNAELVYDTRSRLTEQQIYNSTLHGDHKFFDDKFKVQWSAVYSSAKNDVPENTSISLNGVEQNFQRKRTSLVNTNPVTRRWERNTDEDLAGYLDLTYRFTLGENKLDIMAGGLYRDKQRSSFFNNYNLAPNANDAKKLYGVDFQSYTDLSLIVSNPAGAVANSLTYDASEKIAAGYGMFKYSSAKLELIGGARVEHTNQGYNLLFPAGETYPKGNQVYTDVLPSLTAKYFLSDKAQLHASYYKALNRPGFYEIVPGKVINEEFQERGNPNLQRALADNFDLRYELFPGASEQLLIGAFYKRIKNPIEYTFQADAVRGQDIYYTPGNFGTANNYGAEVDYIKYFSKIGIKANYTYTHSRIVTPKTTRTINSTGDIQALSVDQERPLYGQSEHIANLSVLFKDTKKGWDAQLAAAYTGSRINTVSQFLNNDLWQKGFIQMDASVEKRFKGGISIFVKANNILNTPTKLFIKGTNPKNDNINEDLVKDGNTLIRSDYYGQNYLVGFRYKFN; from the coding sequence ATGAACAAACTTTTACAAATTCTGTTTTTTCTTGTTTTTTGTGCAGGCACAGCCAATGCTACAAAAATAAAAGGGCACGTTTACGATAAGCAAACCGGTGAGGCTATAGTTGGCGCAACGGTGGTGCTCGAAAACCCTAAACGGGTAACCAACACCGGACTCGATGGTACTTTTGAGTTCAAAGGTGTATCAACCGGTTCTGCTAAAATCAGTGTAAGTTACATTACTTACAAAACCATCACCAAAACCATCGCGGTAGAAAAAGAAGACAATGAACACTTAAAGTTTTATATGGAAAGTGATTCAAAAAGTCTTGATGAGATCACAATCAAAACCAATGCTGTAGCTTCTACAGACCAGGGCGCGCGCCGTTTGGAGAAAAATTCTACCCAAATCATGAACATCGTATCAGGAAGAGCCATAGAAATTTCTCCTGATTTAACGGTGGCGAACATCACCCAGCGCGTTTCTGGAGTCTCTATCGAACGCAATAGCAATGGCGACGGTCAGTACGCCATATTACGTGGGATGGATAAAAGGTACAACTATACCCTGGTTAACGGGGTAAAAATTCCAAGTCCGGATAATAAATACCGTTACGTACCGCTCGATTTATTCCCGGCCGATTTATTAGACCGTTTAGAAGTTTACAAAACCCTAACGCCAAACCTGGAAGGTGATGCCATTGGTGGTGCCATTAACATGGTAATGAAAAACGCACCCGGTAAGTTTCAGGTAAATACCAATATTTCATCGGGTTACAGCCAATTGTTTATAGACCGGAAATTTGCCAGTTTCAATTCATCAGATATTCAGTATAAATCACCTTATGAGTTAAACGGGAAAAACTATAATGCTACACAAAACGATTTTACCAAAGGAACTCTTGATTATAAATACAAAAGCCCTGCGCCTAATTTAATTGGAAGTTTATCAATAAGCCAAAGGTTTTTAGATAATAAACTTGGCGTCGTTCTGGCCGGAAGTTATCAAAATACTTATCGCGGTAGTAACAGTACATTTTACAATAATGCAGTAGCGGGAACAGATGCTTATGCGGTAATTACAAGCAAAAGCTACCGTGAGTTTTCGGAACAACAGCAGCGTACAGGTTTACATGGAAAGGTTGATTATTCGTTTAACAAAAACCATCAGTTAAGCCTTTACAATGTGTATGTTAATTTAAAAAATCAGCAACTTAGAGATGCAGTGAGCACAACATACAATGGCGTTTACAACCCTACAGCGGGTAATGCAGAGCTAGTTTATGATACTCGTAGCCGTTTAACAGAGCAGCAAATTTACAACAGTACCCTGCACGGAGATCATAAGTTTTTTGATGATAAATTCAAGGTACAATGGTCGGCAGTTTATTCATCCGCTAAAAACGACGTGCCCGAAAACACCAGTATTAGCTTAAATGGAGTAGAACAAAATTTTCAGCGCAAGCGTACAAGTTTGGTGAATACCAATCCGGTTACGCGCCGTTGGGAACGCAATACCGATGAGGATTTAGCTGGTTATCTTGATCTTACTTACCGCTTTACATTGGGTGAAAATAAACTCGATATCATGGCTGGCGGTTTATACCGCGATAAACAGAGAAGCAGTTTCTTTAATAATTATAATCTGGCACCAAATGCCAATGATGCTAAGAAATTGTACGGTGTAGATTTTCAGAGTTATACAGATTTAAGTTTGATAGTAAGCAATCCAGCAGGTGCTGTGGCCAACTCCCTTACTTATGATGCATCTGAAAAAATTGCTGCAGGTTACGGTATGTTTAAATATAGCTCGGCTAAACTTGAACTCATTGGAGGTGCCCGTGTAGAGCATACTAATCAAGGCTATAATCTGCTTTTCCCAGCGGGAGAAACTTATCCGAAAGGAAACCAGGTTTACACCGATGTTTTACCAAGTTTAACTGCTAAGTATTTTTTAAGTGATAAGGCACAGTTGCACGCCTCATACTACAAAGCTTTGAACCGCCCGGGTTTTTACGAAATTGTTCCTGGTAAAGTGATCAACGAGGAGTTTCAGGAACGTGGCAATCCAAACTTACAACGCGCTCTGGCCGATAACTTTGATTTACGTTACGAACTTTTTCCAGGTGCATCTGAACAGTTGTTAATCGGTGCTTTCTATAAGCGGATCAAAAATCCAATCGAATACACTTTCCAGGCAGATGCCGTTCGTGGACAGGATATATACTACACACCAGGCAATTTTGGTACAGCCAATAACTATGGTGCAGAAGTAGATTATATCAAGTATTTCAGTAAAATCGGTATTAAGGCAAATTACACCTATACCCACTCTCGTATTGTAACACCAAAAACAACAAGAACAATCAATTCAACTGGCGACATTCAGGCACTTTCTGTTGATCAGGAACGTCCGCTTTACGGTCAGTCAGAGCATATAGCCAACTTATCAGTATTATTTAAAGACACCAAAAAAGGCTGGGATGCACAGCTTGCAGCTGCTTACACCGGTTCACGTATTAACACCGTTTCGCAATTCTTAAATAACGATTTGTGGCAGAAAGGTTTCATTCAAATGGATGCTTCGGTTGAGAAAAGATTTAAAGGTGGTATCAGCATTTTTGTGAAAGCCAATAATATCTTAAATACGCCAACAAAATTATTCATCAAAGGTACCAATCCGAAGAACGACAATATCAACGAAGATTTGGTGAAAGATGGTAACACCTTAATTCGAAGTGATTATTATGGCCAGAACTATTTAGTTGGCTTCAGATATAAGTTTAATTAA
- a CDS encoding helix-turn-helix domain-containing protein yields the protein MRELITCNRELHKKQHFYVVFCVFYVVKNRMMSISLGSVIKKRRKELGLTQSRLSAIAEVSPTTLREIELGKVNPGVDVVSRILDILGMELRAVVKNISEIDHEAS from the coding sequence ATGCGTGAATTAATAACCTGTAATCGTGAATTACACAAAAAACAACATTTTTATGTTGTTTTTTGTGTTTTTTATGTTGTAAAGAACAGAATGATGTCGATTTCACTGGGTTCGGTTATTAAAAAAAGAAGAAAAGAGTTAGGGCTCACACAGTCTCGATTATCCGCAATTGCAGAGGTCAGTCCCACTACATTGCGTGAGATAGAATTGGGAAAAGTGAATCCTGGTGTAGACGTTGTTAGTCGGATATTGGATATACTAGGTATGGAACTTCGTGCTGTAGTTAAAAATATATCGGAAATAGATCATGAGGCGAGCTAA
- a CDS encoding FecR family protein has protein sequence MEDINGELLEKYAQAKCTPLERMQVEAWLELEDFPAFLAVEQEQVKPEILSALQEKMQPRPKKFRLTWRVYSSIAAATVLALGFLLLNRTQSLPQNIVFNAPYGQPTLITLPDSSKIELQPGSRIAYPSKFTGKTRPVTLLSGEVFFVVKHDASKPFLVKSANSEIKVLGTRFNVRNLKSATLMEVTLTQGKISFKAKNSPETILLPGERLFFNKTQQRTGEVTKVDTNAVTAWKSGLIKFSDTPMPQVLETLENRYGLRFKVSCTLNDPISGKFEKQSVSQVLQLIQRASDYRFRNAGKYIEIYK, from the coding sequence ATGGAAGATATTAATGGCGAGCTACTGGAAAAATATGCACAAGCAAAATGTACTCCCTTAGAGCGCATGCAGGTAGAGGCCTGGCTTGAACTGGAAGATTTCCCTGCATTCCTGGCCGTTGAACAGGAGCAAGTAAAACCAGAAATCCTTTCTGCTCTACAAGAAAAAATGCAACCTCGCCCAAAAAAGTTCCGGCTAACCTGGAGGGTATACAGTTCTATTGCTGCAGCTACAGTACTTGCACTGGGTTTCCTGCTATTGAACAGAACACAATCCCTTCCGCAAAACATTGTTTTTAATGCGCCATACGGGCAGCCCACCTTAATTACCTTACCCGATAGTAGCAAGATCGAGCTTCAACCCGGAAGCCGCATTGCCTATCCCAGCAAGTTTACCGGAAAAACCCGTCCTGTAACCCTGCTTTCTGGCGAAGTATTTTTTGTGGTTAAGCACGATGCCTCAAAACCCTTTTTGGTAAAAAGTGCCAATAGCGAAATTAAAGTGCTGGGTACACGTTTCAATGTACGCAATCTAAAATCTGCAACATTAATGGAGGTTACCCTTACTCAGGGAAAAATTAGTTTCAAGGCTAAAAACAGCCCAGAAACTATCCTTTTGCCAGGAGAACGTCTTTTTTTTAACAAAACGCAGCAACGCACTGGCGAGGTTACCAAAGTAGATACAAATGCCGTTACAGCCTGGAAATCAGGACTAATTAAATTCAGTGACACGCCTATGCCACAGGTATTGGAAACTCTCGAAAACAGATATGGTTTACGTTTTAAAGTGAGCTGCACACTCAATGATCCGATTAGCGGAAAATTCGAAAAACAAAGCGTTAGCCAGGTTTTACAACTGATACAACGGGCCTCAGATTACCGCTTCAGAAATGCAGGAAAATATATTGAAATCTATAAATAA
- a CDS encoding right-handed parallel beta-helix repeat-containing protein produces MAGPTCEELVLDHAIIEYGGSTTSDASTSVKMGLYKAVAGENLPALWFANAKGRLVVQNSIFRNLQEDCTYIEGGRIIFANNVFYTTGVTGGEAMNFKSGCLADIAYNLVYSTNTNALKLSNTGDKTPQTYIIAYNNTMVNTGWRRPTAKGGSIWLESTVRADLYNNLFANTRFGVKRDPKKPEDARSAYSNNWYYGYDQATVNQFQPTGDIIAGKNDVIGTAAGANDPKFVNYPLNTAVNNADFNTAWDFHLQGNSPALGKGITNFTRHHAAGIVMKNGITYISPAPSTFVGAYGTKI; encoded by the coding sequence TTGGCTGGGCCAACCTGCGAGGAGCTGGTGCTCGATCACGCCATTATTGAATATGGTGGCTCTACCACTTCCGATGCTTCAACTTCAGTAAAAATGGGACTTTACAAAGCTGTAGCAGGCGAAAACCTTCCGGCACTCTGGTTCGCCAATGCAAAAGGAAGACTGGTAGTGCAGAACAGTATATTCAGGAACCTGCAGGAAGATTGTACTTATATTGAGGGTGGAAGAATAATTTTTGCCAATAATGTGTTTTACACTACAGGGGTAACTGGTGGTGAGGCCATGAACTTTAAATCGGGATGTTTAGCAGATATTGCCTACAACCTGGTTTACAGCACCAATACCAATGCACTAAAACTATCAAATACCGGCGATAAAACACCACAAACTTACATTATAGCCTATAACAATACGATGGTTAACACCGGTTGGAGAAGACCAACAGCAAAGGGTGGTTCAATTTGGTTGGAAAGTACAGTGCGTGCAGATTTATACAATAACCTTTTTGCCAATACCCGTTTTGGTGTAAAAAGGGATCCGAAAAAACCAGAAGACGCCCGTTCTGCTTACAGCAATAACTGGTATTATGGATACGACCAGGCTACGGTTAACCAGTTTCAACCAACAGGAGATATTATTGCTGGGAAAAATGATGTGATTGGCACAGCTGCTGGCGCTAACGATCCAAAATTTGTTAACTACCCATTAAATACCGCAGTTAACAATGCAGATTTCAACACCGCCTGGGATTTTCATTTACAGGGCAATTCGCCAGCTTTGGGTAAAGGGATTACTAATTTTACCCGCCACCACGCGGCTGGCATCGTAATGAAAAATGGTATTACTTATATTTCACCGGCACCATCTACTTTTGTAGGTGCTTACGGTACTAAAATTTAA
- a CDS encoding tetratricopeptide repeat protein, translating into MMRYVCAILIFFQLCFTATAQEKELELFFDHQSKKPIESLIELKKIYAQSIENNDAILEGKCLQQMGKVCYRQGHFRQALDFFLKAEKIFNSNDKPLLLAANLSDIGVLYYYIKQPDKAMKNYLLALSIYKKEHNVKGQAAIFGQIGQLYEKRTRYDSAFYYQNLALKANERTSDISGAAKIYENLGSIYEDLEKYDLAYQHFKKSLDLYQKDHNELGSIEVINNLGDILRKTGKYQASVAETQKAMKLADKLGNIYQLASCCRDLGKAYELMNQMDSAYHYVKLGYKYTIDLYSEDGARQVAFLQVLYDINKKSDEITRLQNDKKINRIIAFSATIVVLLTVVLAFVIFSRQRLKLKDQQMLARQKDIQHDLTSLELKNLQLEEQHLKQQLEVKSRELSTHTLNLIKHNQFLENLRNTLQAMVKDDKRDQKRQMNQILTEINQSFNHERNWKEFTQAFEQVHHQFLEQLKKFSIELTSADMRLIALLKMNLDSADIATLLGISTDSLRVSRYRLRKKLNLAQGDNLSAFIQAL; encoded by the coding sequence ATGATGAGATATGTTTGTGCAATCCTGATATTCTTCCAGTTATGTTTTACTGCCACTGCGCAGGAAAAGGAACTGGAGCTATTTTTTGACCATCAATCGAAAAAGCCAATCGAATCGCTTATTGAACTCAAGAAGATTTATGCCCAGTCTATAGAAAACAACGATGCGATTTTAGAAGGGAAATGTTTACAGCAAATGGGTAAGGTCTGTTACCGGCAGGGACATTTCAGGCAGGCACTCGATTTTTTTTTAAAGGCCGAAAAAATATTCAACAGTAATGATAAACCTTTATTGCTGGCTGCAAACCTGAGCGACATTGGCGTATTATACTACTACATTAAGCAGCCCGACAAAGCCATGAAGAATTATTTGCTGGCTTTAAGCATTTATAAAAAAGAGCACAATGTAAAAGGACAGGCAGCTATTTTTGGTCAGATTGGTCAGCTTTACGAAAAACGTACCCGGTATGACAGTGCTTTTTATTACCAGAACCTGGCTTTAAAAGCTAATGAGCGAACGAGCGATATTAGTGGCGCTGCTAAAATTTACGAAAACTTAGGTAGTATTTACGAAGACCTTGAAAAATACGATCTGGCTTATCAGCATTTCAAAAAATCGCTGGATTTATATCAAAAAGATCATAACGAACTGGGCAGCATAGAGGTAATTAATAACCTGGGCGATATTTTGCGTAAAACAGGCAAATACCAGGCAAGTGTTGCAGAAACACAAAAAGCCATGAAACTTGCCGATAAACTGGGCAATATCTATCAGCTGGCATCTTGTTGCAGGGATTTGGGCAAAGCATACGAGTTAATGAACCAGATGGATAGTGCCTACCATTATGTTAAGCTGGGCTATAAATATACCATCGATTTATACTCGGAAGATGGTGCTCGTCAGGTTGCTTTTCTGCAGGTGCTGTACGATATCAATAAAAAATCGGATGAGATTACCAGGCTGCAGAACGATAAAAAAATAAACCGGATTATTGCATTTTCAGCCACCATTGTGGTGCTGTTAACCGTCGTTTTAGCTTTTGTTATTTTTAGCAGGCAACGTTTAAAGTTAAAAGACCAGCAAATGCTGGCCAGACAGAAAGATATTCAGCATGATTTAACGAGTTTAGAACTTAAAAACCTGCAGCTCGAAGAGCAGCATCTTAAACAACAGCTAGAAGTGAAGAGTCGAGAGCTCTCTACGCATACTTTAAATCTGATTAAGCACAATCAATTCCTCGAAAACCTGCGCAATACCTTGCAGGCTATGGTAAAAGACGATAAACGCGATCAGAAAAGGCAAATGAATCAGATCCTTACCGAAATTAACCAAAGTTTTAACCACGAACGCAACTGGAAAGAATTTACGCAGGCTTTTGAGCAGGTGCACCATCAGTTTCTCGAGCAGCTTAAAAAGTTCAGCATTGAACTTACCTCGGCTGATATGCGCCTAATTGCTTTACTTAAAATGAATCTCGACTCAGCCGATATTGCCACTTTACTGGGAATTTCTACCGATAGCCTGAGGGTTTCCAGGTATAGGTTAAGAAAGAAGTTGAACTTAGCCCAGGGCGATAATTTATCGGCTTTTATACAGGCCCTTTAG